From the genome of Ignavibacteriales bacterium, one region includes:
- a CDS encoding DUF2975 domain-containing protein yields MEKSNETKIVKYIHYYLKGFTYLTPLMFFAGYVGIILQFIKNGELIGARFSIFGVSFIRIPKEIIFGKTGDALIVLLFALILFLLFMLVLYYALKFVKNVLNEKLLVEQNGILLKIIGQLISGFAIISFLNELFLSFSAFNRILNTWQFIKSLLVLFPTLLLVLLQPVFVLGVFFILLGEILIRASIVKQENDLTV; encoded by the coding sequence ATGGAAAAATCTAATGAAACAAAAATTGTTAAGTATATCCATTACTATTTGAAAGGATTTACATATCTAACGCCTTTGATGTTTTTCGCCGGTTATGTTGGAATTATTTTACAGTTTATTAAAAATGGAGAATTAATTGGAGCTAGATTCTCGATTTTTGGTGTCAGTTTTATTAGAATTCCAAAGGAAATAATATTTGGTAAAACAGGTGATGCTTTAATTGTTCTTCTATTCGCCCTCATCTTATTTCTACTTTTTATGTTGGTTTTGTATTACGCTTTAAAATTTGTTAAGAACGTGTTAAATGAAAAGCTACTAGTTGAGCAAAATGGTATACTCTTAAAAATTATAGGTCAGTTAATAAGCGGCTTTGCTATTATTAGTTTCCTTAATGAACTTTTCTTAAGTTTTTCAGCATTTAATCGAATATTAAATACTTGGCAATTTATTAAATCTCTCCTCGTTCTTTTTCCAACGCTATTATTGGTTTTATTACAACCGGTCTTCGTTTTAGGAGTGTTTTTTATTTTGCTAGGAGAAATTCTTATTAGAGCATCAATAGTAAAACAAGAAAATGATTTAACTGTGTGA
- a CDS encoding DUF2975 domain-containing protein produces MKSLKENFLVKTVYAYLDLFYKAFPFFFILFYLPQMLVPPSHSNISSLDVFGFFKFMDQIKEITMLHKVLIVGVNIIIASGVFLSLKKPTKFIKNTFEGNPFCEENGRHLKFVGILLAIYTLLIHIVVGISIIWLKQVDVLVTSTTKLLLQIASLLSVFFNPYFVLGLFVMVLGEIILHGAAIKQENDLTV; encoded by the coding sequence ATGAAATCGCTAAAAGAAAATTTCTTAGTAAAAACTGTTTATGCTTATTTAGATCTATTCTACAAAGCATTTCCTTTTTTCTTTATTCTTTTTTATCTGCCGCAAATGTTAGTACCGCCATCGCATTCAAATATAAGTTCTCTCGATGTTTTTGGCTTTTTCAAGTTCATGGATCAAATCAAAGAGATAACCATGCTTCATAAGGTTTTAATTGTCGGTGTAAATATAATTATTGCAAGCGGAGTTTTTCTCTCGCTAAAAAAACCTACAAAGTTTATTAAGAATACTTTTGAGGGAAATCCTTTTTGTGAAGAGAATGGCAGACATCTAAAATTTGTTGGAATCTTATTGGCGATTTATACATTGTTGATTCATATCGTTGTTGGAATTTCTATTATTTGGCTTAAACAAGTTGATGTACTTGTCACATCCACAACAAAATTATTGTTACAAATTGCTTCATTGCTAAGCGTATTCTTCAATCCATACTTTGTTCTAGGCTTATTCGTAATGGTTCTTGGAGAAATAATTCTTCATGGAGCGGCAATTAAACAAGAAAACGATTTAACCGTGTGA
- a CDS encoding helix-turn-helix transcriptional regulator: MMAKRKMSLTELAEKVGITMANLSVLKTEKARAIRFSTLESICKVLDCQPGDILEFIPDKNPE; the protein is encoded by the coding sequence ATGATGGCGAAGAGGAAAATGTCTCTCACGGAACTTGCCGAGAAAGTCGGTATAACAATGGCAAATCTTTCTGTGCTAAAAACGGAGAAGGCACGCGCAATCCGCTTCTCAACTCTGGAATCAATCTGCAAAGTACTGGATTGCCAGCCGGGAGATATATTGGAATTCATTCCGGATAAAAATCCGGAGTGA
- a CDS encoding DMT family protein — protein sequence MINYIVNLPVIVRTSFLLILSNMFMTFAWYGHLKNLSDKKWYIAAFISWGIALFEYLLQVPANRIGYSELNLSQLKIIQEVITLSIFVPFAMIYMRQPFKMDYIWAGLCLIGAVYFIFRS from the coding sequence ATGATAAATTACATTGTAAATCTTCCGGTAATCGTCCGTACATCTTTTCTTCTTATTCTTTCCAACATGTTCATGACGTTCGCCTGGTACGGGCACTTAAAAAATTTGTCGGACAAGAAATGGTATATAGCGGCATTTATCAGTTGGGGCATTGCGCTATTCGAATATCTTCTTCAAGTTCCGGCAAATAGAATCGGCTATTCGGAATTAAATCTCTCCCAGTTAAAAATAATACAAGAAGTAATCACACTTTCTATATTTGTTCCTTTCGCCATGATCTACATGCGCCAGCCGTTCAAGATGGATTATATCTGGGCAGGCTTATGTTTAATAGGCGCAGTTTATTTCATTTTCCGGTCATAA
- a CDS encoding outer membrane beta-barrel family protein codes for MKLHTAFLLLLLTAFNFLSAQKESENFKISGAVADLFTNKPLVGASVIIISKSSGTQLKGTKADEKGNFEIDKIPESKVRVKFSMIGYQTQIIDSVALDQSSRLGLIKLMPTTIELTEIVVKSVKPMIEFHADKQVINMDRLPGNSGSLTDALKNSGLVEVDPATNKVSVRGQSLKIQMDGHEYPMPAEMLGQLPASMIDQVEVILAPGAKESAEGGTYILNLITKKETFSNFSGMISLSLTSNKNSFGGTYFNYKADKLNVFGQAYGSYFGNSISNTNERYVYSSPSMYYQNTAGEGKNKYYGGYFKFGFDYDFDANNSATFFVNYNGYKYKSENNGNSFVNNDNNVFEYSYNRLNNNNGTNNDLSFYGFYKKKFETKGNELTFDAMYTIYGNPTDAKMNLGYSNKINMPQLQNSNTDVNARTLILKTDYVLPIDKNKLEAGYNFTYRTRNNDYNVLDYSYRFSEWQDSLQLSNLFRYKEAINAVYASYAQKLGDFDAKFGLRAENLSTEGNQITQNINFKENFLSFFPNLNLSYKLSDMFQLGFNAFRRVTYPQIYYINPFRQYQGPNSFSAGNPKIKPNYVNSYALNLSQYISLYYTYTTGNITYATSTENDSVLISSYINLNNQDTYGFSLTLPYYNTPMMPFHLPDFISSWYVSFNYRYSKQTGQYLSEDLSLTDKSYTLNTYLGIKLPFDVDANISLYYTPKTTNRRMIRSEMKYLSIYLSKNFMDRKIRIYLIASDLLNAQGGSNETIGGSYYTRNTYKVLNSRTIGIGISYLFNDYKERRDRTIDDGRDAGNRGF; via the coding sequence ATGAAACTCCACACAGCATTCCTATTACTTTTGTTAACAGCGTTTAACTTTTTATCTGCTCAAAAAGAATCAGAAAATTTTAAAATATCCGGTGCCGTTGCCGATCTCTTTACGAACAAACCGTTAGTCGGCGCTTCTGTTATTATTATTTCCAAATCATCCGGCACTCAACTCAAGGGAACTAAAGCCGACGAGAAAGGTAACTTTGAGATAGACAAAATTCCAGAAAGCAAAGTGCGCGTAAAATTTTCAATGATCGGTTATCAAACTCAAATAATTGATTCTGTCGCCCTTGATCAGTCATCAAGACTCGGGCTTATAAAGCTTATGCCTACCACAATTGAACTGACGGAGATAGTTGTCAAATCGGTGAAGCCGATGATTGAATTCCATGCCGACAAACAGGTAATTAATATGGACCGGCTTCCGGGCAACTCGGGCTCTCTTACAGATGCGTTAAAAAATTCAGGACTGGTGGAAGTTGATCCGGCGACAAATAAAGTATCGGTACGTGGACAGAGTTTAAAAATTCAAATGGACGGACATGAATACCCGATGCCCGCCGAGATGCTTGGACAACTTCCGGCATCCATGATTGATCAGGTTGAAGTTATTCTCGCGCCAGGCGCCAAAGAGAGCGCAGAAGGTGGGACTTACATTCTGAATCTCATTACCAAAAAAGAAACCTTCAGTAATTTCAGCGGGATGATATCTTTAAGTCTAACTTCAAATAAAAATTCATTTGGAGGCACTTATTTTAATTATAAAGCGGATAAACTGAATGTCTTCGGTCAGGCATACGGCAGTTATTTCGGCAACAGCATTTCAAATACAAACGAAAGATATGTTTACAGCAGCCCGAGCATGTATTATCAAAACACCGCCGGGGAAGGAAAAAACAAATATTACGGAGGTTATTTCAAATTCGGGTTCGATTATGATTTCGACGCAAACAATTCCGCCACTTTTTTCGTCAATTATAACGGCTACAAATACAAGTCCGAAAACAACGGAAATTCGTTTGTAAATAATGATAATAATGTTTTTGAATACAGCTACAATAGATTAAACAATAATAACGGGACAAATAATGATCTTTCTTTCTATGGATTTTATAAGAAGAAATTCGAGACTAAAGGAAATGAATTAACTTTTGACGCGATGTATACAATTTACGGCAATCCTACAGACGCCAAGATGAATCTGGGATACAGCAACAAAATAAATATGCCGCAGCTGCAGAACAGCAACACAGATGTTAATGCAAGAACGTTAATATTGAAAACCGACTATGTGCTGCCAATTGATAAAAACAAACTGGAAGCCGGATACAATTTTACATACCGCACAAGAAATAACGATTACAACGTGCTTGATTATTCGTATCGGTTTTCCGAATGGCAGGATAGTTTGCAATTGAGCAATCTCTTCCGGTATAAGGAAGCTATTAACGCTGTTTATGCTTCTTATGCTCAGAAGTTAGGCGATTTCGATGCAAAGTTCGGATTGCGAGCTGAAAACCTTTCAACTGAAGGAAATCAGATTACTCAGAATATAAATTTTAAAGAGAATTTTTTGAGCTTCTTCCCGAATCTGAATCTTTCTTATAAATTGAGCGATATGTTTCAGCTTGGGTTTAATGCTTTCAGAAGGGTGACGTATCCGCAGATTTACTATATCAATCCTTTCCGTCAGTATCAGGGACCGAATAGCTTCTCTGCTGGAAATCCAAAAATAAAACCGAACTATGTAAATTCCTACGCGTTGAATTTGTCGCAATATATTAGTCTTTATTATACATATACAACCGGCAACATTACTTATGCAACATCCACGGAAAACGACAGCGTTCTGATTTCAAGTTACATCAATCTTAACAATCAGGATACATATGGCTTTTCACTTACTCTCCCTTATTATAATACTCCTATGATGCCGTTTCATCTTCCAGATTTTATTAGCTCCTGGTATGTTTCTTTCAATTACCGTTATTCAAAGCAGACGGGGCAGTATTTATCCGAAGATCTCTCGCTGACAGATAAAAGCTACACCCTCAACACCTATCTAGGAATAAAACTACCGTTTGATGTAGACGCAAACATATCTCTATACTACACACCTAAAACAACAAACCGGCGGATGATAAGAAGCGAGATGAAATACCTATCGATCTATTTAAGCAAGAACTTCATGGATCGTAAGATTAGAATTTATCTTATCGCAAGCGATTTATTAAATGCACAAGGGGGAAGCAACGAAACTATCGGCGGCAGCTATTATACCAGAAATACATATAAAGTACTTAACAGCCGCACTATAGGTATCGGCATTTCATATTTGTTTAACGATTATAAAGAGAGGCGCGATAGAACCATAGATGATGGCAGAGACGCAGGCAACCGAGGGTTTTAA
- a CDS encoding argininosuccinate synthase codes for MAQNKIVVAYSGGLDTSVMVKWLKDNYDAEIITFTGNLGQTKELVGLEEKALNSGASKVYIKDLTKEFLEEYAFPALKAGAMYEEAYPMACSLGRPLLAKTLVEIARKEGANMVAHGCTGKGNDQVRFEVSVGALAPDLKNLAPLRTWEFKSRDEEIDYAKANNIPVTVTKDNPYSIDDNIWGTAIECGVLEDPMVEPPADAYLHTVAPENAPDKFEQVTIEFEKGIPVAVNGNEMDSVTLVTLLNEIGGRNAVGRIDLIENRLVGIKSREVYETPGATILHFAHKELERLTLEKSVAHYKTLVAQEYSNLIYNGLWFSPLREALQAFVDKTQERVSGIVKIKLYKGTVRVVGRSSAYSLYDPALATYTAEDQFDHTASEGFIKIYGLPLKTYNRVEQKVKAETKKLRIANGTLG; via the coding sequence ATGGCTCAAAATAAAATTGTAGTTGCTTATTCGGGAGGATTAGATACATCGGTAATGGTTAAATGGCTCAAAGATAATTATGATGCCGAGATTATTACTTTTACAGGAAATCTGGGACAGACAAAAGAACTTGTTGGTCTTGAAGAAAAAGCGTTAAACTCCGGCGCTTCAAAAGTGTATATAAAAGATTTGACCAAAGAGTTTTTGGAAGAATATGCATTCCCCGCTCTTAAAGCAGGAGCAATGTATGAAGAAGCTTATCCGATGGCTTGTTCTTTAGGTAGACCGTTACTTGCTAAAACTCTTGTTGAGATTGCAAGGAAAGAAGGGGCGAATATGGTGGCTCACGGCTGTACAGGAAAAGGAAATGATCAAGTTCGTTTTGAAGTTTCTGTTGGCGCTTTGGCTCCTGATCTCAAAAATTTAGCACCGTTAAGAACGTGGGAATTTAAAAGCCGTGACGAAGAAATTGATTACGCAAAGGCAAACAATATTCCCGTTACGGTTACAAAAGATAATCCTTATTCGATAGATGATAATATCTGGGGAACGGCAATTGAATGCGGCGTTCTCGAGGATCCGATGGTAGAACCACCGGCAGATGCTTACTTACATACAGTTGCGCCGGAGAATGCGCCGGATAAATTTGAGCAAGTAACAATCGAATTTGAAAAAGGAATTCCAGTCGCAGTAAATGGAAATGAAATGGATAGTGTTACACTTGTAACATTGTTAAATGAAATCGGCGGTCGGAACGCGGTTGGAAGAATTGATCTTATTGAAAACAGATTGGTCGGAATTAAATCCAGAGAGGTTTACGAAACTCCAGGTGCAACAATTTTACATTTTGCCCACAAAGAGTTAGAAAGGCTAACGCTTGAAAAATCAGTTGCGCACTATAAAACATTGGTCGCTCAAGAGTATTCCAACTTAATCTATAACGGCTTATGGTTTTCTCCTCTTCGAGAAGCTCTTCAGGCATTTGTAGATAAAACACAAGAGCGTGTTTCCGGAATTGTAAAGATTAAACTGTACAAAGGAACTGTCCGGGTCGTTGGAAGATCATCGGCTTATTCTCTTTATGATCCGGCACTTGCAACTTATACAGCAGAAGACCAATTTGACCATACGGCTTCCGAAGGTTTTATAAAAATTTACGGATTACCGCTCAAAACATATAACCGGGTTGAACAGAAAGTAAAAGCAGAAACTAAAAAATTGCGAATTGCGAATGGCACTTTGGGATAG
- a CDS encoding serine hydrolase — MKKFGIMILIVFSVFSQSLLYSQTKAEKIDQLISKYNEYRYFNGSALVADNFDVVLKKGYGFANMEWNIPNAPDTKHRLGSITKQFTSMLIMQLVEKGKIKLDGKLTDYLPYYRKDTGDKVTIEMLLTHTSGIPNYTGEPDFFKKVSRNFYTPEDFVKEHCSGDLEFEPGKSFEYDNSGYFILGAIIEKITGKSYEEVLKENIFEPLGMTNSGYDLSEPILLKRASGYEKTLTGYRNTSFIDMSLPYAAGSLYSTVENLFIWDKALQTEKLLPKKFMDEIFKPRVDAFGGKYAFGWRLTKKKIGDAEFDVITHGGGINGFNTINYFIPKNGQFVILFSNAGGAPLDEMTNKIIDILNGQEVKMPAQSLAENLASAIKEEGLKTALEQFKKMKEEKDLFVLNEREMNQLGYSLMGENKLDEALAVFKLNMEEFSKSSNVYDSYGEALLKKGNKEEAIVNYKKSLELNPRNNDAVKMLKELGVSVEEPKEVKVTAEILKQYIGKYQLAPSFMMTVSVEGEQIFVQATGQGKAEIFPLADDKFYPKVVDAQIKFVKENGIVTQLILFQNGKEMPAKKIE, encoded by the coding sequence ATGAAAAAATTTGGGATAATGATATTAATAGTTTTCTCCGTTTTCTCTCAATCATTACTTTATAGTCAAACCAAAGCCGAAAAAATTGATCAGCTCATCTCAAAGTATAATGAGTACCGTTATTTCAACGGCAGCGCTCTAGTTGCGGATAATTTTGATGTTGTTCTCAAAAAAGGTTACGGCTTCGCAAATATGGAGTGGAATATTCCGAACGCGCCGGATACGAAGCACCGGCTTGGCTCAATAACAAAGCAGTTTACATCCATGCTTATTATGCAGCTTGTTGAAAAAGGTAAAATCAAACTTGATGGAAAGCTGACAGATTATTTACCTTACTACCGCAAGGACACGGGTGACAAAGTAACTATTGAAATGCTGCTGACGCATACATCTGGAATTCCAAACTATACCGGCGAACCGGATTTTTTCAAGAAGGTCAGCCGGAATTTTTATACTCCCGAAGATTTTGTAAAAGAACATTGCAGCGGCGATCTTGAATTTGAACCTGGCAAAAGTTTTGAATACGACAACTCTGGATACTTTATTCTCGGCGCCATCATCGAAAAGATCACTGGAAAGAGTTATGAAGAAGTTCTTAAAGAAAATATTTTTGAGCCGCTTGGAATGACGAACTCGGGCTATGATTTATCTGAACCGATATTGTTGAAACGCGCCTCCGGTTATGAAAAAACATTAACAGGATACAGGAATACTTCATTTATTGATATGTCTTTGCCGTATGCGGCGGGTTCGCTTTATTCGACGGTTGAAAATCTTTTTATATGGGATAAAGCGCTTCAAACGGAAAAACTTCTTCCCAAGAAATTTATGGACGAGATATTCAAGCCGAGAGTTGACGCCTTCGGAGGAAAGTATGCGTTTGGATGGAGACTTACAAAGAAGAAAATCGGTGATGCCGAATTTGATGTAATTACACACGGCGGCGGCATCAACGGATTCAATACAATTAATTATTTCATACCGAAGAATGGACAGTTCGTAATTCTGTTCAGCAACGCAGGCGGTGCACCGTTAGATGAGATGACAAATAAAATAATTGATATACTAAATGGACAAGAAGTAAAGATGCCGGCTCAATCGCTTGCAGAGAATCTGGCATCTGCAATTAAAGAAGAGGGACTTAAAACTGCGCTTGAGCAATTCAAAAAAATGAAAGAGGAAAAAGATCTTTTCGTTCTGAACGAAAGAGAAATGAACCAGCTCGGTTATTCTTTAATGGGTGAAAACAAACTCGACGAAGCTTTGGCTGTTTTCAAATTGAATATGGAAGAGTTTTCGAAATCCTCAAATGTATACGATAGTTACGGAGAAGCGTTGCTTAAAAAAGGGAATAAAGAAGAAGCCATTGTTAATTACAAAAAATCGCTGGAATTAAATCCGAGAAACAACGATGCGGTTAAAATGTTGAAGGAGCTGGGCGTTAGTGTGGAGGAGCCGAAAGAAGTAAAAGTCACTGCGGAAATATTAAAACAATACATAGGTAAATACCAGCTTGCGCCTAGTTTTATGATGACCGTATCGGTTGAAGGCGAACAGATTTTTGTGCAGGCAACGGGTCAAGGAAAAGCGGAGATATTCCCATTGGCAGATGACAAGTTTTATCCGAAAGTCGTTGATGCCCAGATAAAATTTGTAAAAGAGAATGGAATAGTTACTCAACTGATTCTATTCCAGAATGGGAAAGAGATGCCCGCCAAAAAAATAGAATAG